From one Candidatus Binataceae bacterium genomic stretch:
- a CDS encoding aldo/keto reductase, giving the protein MLKGRATAEGTRAYASRFPQLPGNFRPMIGFEVSSIGIGTYLGEPDEETDRAYEVATAAAVRGGINLIDTAVNYRFQRGERTIGKVIAELTNRGEVRREELIVATKGGYITFDGEVPPNPRAWFEQHFVRTGIVGPNDMVEGSHCMTPKWLSAMLELSRANLGLETIDIYYLHNPETQLNAVSRAEFLSRIRAAFEMLERAVADGKIGVYGTATWNGYRVAATERAWLSLEELWRVAGEVGGEHHHFRALQLPYNLAMPEAVTLANQPVNQQRATMLAVASAMGIGVCASASLLQGRLAKGLPPILREALDGFGSDAQRSIQFVRSTPGINVALVGMKSAAHVADTLATAAHAPATQDQLMKLFQPAKP; this is encoded by the coding sequence ATGCTGAAAGGCCGAGCTACGGCAGAAGGCACCCGCGCATACGCATCGCGATTTCCCCAGTTGCCGGGAAATTTTCGCCCGATGATCGGTTTTGAGGTTTCGTCGATCGGAATCGGCACCTACCTGGGAGAGCCCGACGAGGAAACCGATCGCGCGTACGAGGTCGCAACGGCAGCCGCCGTGCGCGGCGGAATAAATCTGATCGATACCGCGGTGAACTATCGTTTTCAGCGCGGTGAGCGGACGATCGGCAAAGTGATCGCCGAGCTCACCAACCGCGGCGAAGTACGCCGCGAAGAACTGATCGTCGCAACCAAGGGCGGTTACATTACCTTTGATGGCGAAGTTCCGCCGAATCCGCGAGCGTGGTTTGAACAACACTTCGTGCGGACCGGGATCGTGGGACCCAACGACATGGTCGAAGGCTCACATTGCATGACGCCCAAGTGGCTCAGCGCGATGCTCGAGCTGTCGCGCGCGAACCTGGGGCTGGAAACCATCGACATCTACTACCTGCACAATCCCGAGACGCAGCTCAACGCGGTGTCGCGTGCGGAATTTTTAAGTCGGATCCGCGCGGCATTCGAAATGCTCGAGCGCGCGGTCGCGGATGGCAAAATCGGGGTTTACGGCACAGCGACCTGGAACGGCTACCGGGTGGCCGCGACCGAGCGCGCCTGGCTCTCGCTCGAGGAGTTGTGGCGGGTCGCGGGCGAGGTCGGCGGCGAGCACCATCATTTTCGGGCGCTGCAGCTCCCGTACAATCTTGCGATGCCGGAGGCGGTGACGCTGGCGAATCAACCGGTCAATCAACAGCGCGCCACTATGCTGGCGGTCGCCAGCGCCATGGGCATCGGAGTTTGCGCCAGCGCATCGTTGTTGCAGGGCCGGCTGGCGAAAGGGCTGCCGCCGATTTTGCGCGAAGCGCTTGATGGGTTCGGCTCCGATGCTCAGCGATCGATTCAATTTGTCCGCTCGACGCCGGGAATCAACGTCGCGTTGGTGGGAATGAAATCCGCGGCCCACGTCGCGGACACGCTGGCGACGGCGGCTCACGCCCCCGCTACCCAGGATCAGCTGATGAAACTCTTCCAGCCCGCGAAACCCTAG
- a CDS encoding anti-sigma factor produces the protein MTCEEARPLLDAHVDRELDVATDREVTRHLSECERCTSEVESIRALKKALGESERARAPEVLRRRIVNALGSSPVADAARVTRTGRWLPRSSAIAIPAAIAAVLALLLMPRMFRVDQSDFLVREVVAAHVRSTQVDHLTDVPSSDRHTVKPWFEGKIDFSPPVADFQAKTFKLVGGRVDYLDDRPVAALVYQHGPHLINVFIWPSDGSERAPSLLTRSGYNLDHFSHAGMNYWIVSDMGVDEMERLAALLRS, from the coding sequence ATGACTTGCGAAGAGGCACGCCCCTTGCTCGATGCGCACGTGGATCGCGAGCTCGACGTCGCCACCGATCGCGAGGTCACCCGGCATTTAAGCGAATGCGAACGCTGCACAAGCGAGGTGGAGTCGATTCGCGCGCTCAAAAAAGCGCTGGGCGAGAGCGAGCGAGCTCGTGCGCCGGAGGTACTGCGGCGCCGGATTGTAAATGCGCTGGGGAGTTCGCCCGTGGCAGACGCGGCCCGGGTCACTCGCACCGGGCGGTGGTTGCCACGCTCCAGCGCAATTGCAATTCCCGCTGCGATCGCGGCGGTGCTTGCGCTCCTGCTCATGCCGCGAATGTTCCGAGTGGACCAGAGCGACTTTCTGGTACGAGAGGTGGTGGCCGCACACGTGCGCTCGACCCAGGTCGATCATCTCACCGACGTCCCATCGAGCGATCGCCACACCGTGAAGCCATGGTTCGAGGGCAAGATCGATTTCTCTCCGCCGGTCGCGGACTTTCAGGCCAAGACCTTCAAGCTGGTCGGCGGGCGGGTCGACTACCTGGATGACCGTCCGGTGGCGGCGCTCGTGTACCAGCATGGACCACACCTCATCAACGTTTTCATCTGGCCATCGGATGGTTCCGAGCGCGCCCCATCGCTGCTCACCCGTAGCGGTTATAACCTCGACCATTTTAGTCACGCCGGGATGAATTATTGGATCGTGTCGGACATGGGCGTGGACGAGATGGAAAGATTAGCCGCTCTTCTGAGAAGCTAG
- a CDS encoding sigma-70 family RNA polymerase sigma factor has translation MVKPGLRLVPAGNGSTATAGARGKHLTGPENRDDFQRTFLPHLDAAYNLARWVLKNEADAQDVVQEAYLRALRFCGTFRGGDPRAWLLTIVRNTAYTWLSRNRSADPPMPFDEEQHPDEAVPVDVELIRRADSRALRTAMEELPTEFREIVVLRDLEGLSYKEIAEVADLPIGTVMSRLARARSRLKQALHKLSYGGGQP, from the coding sequence ATGGTCAAGCCAGGCTTGCGGCTGGTGCCCGCAGGCAACGGCTCGACGGCAACGGCCGGCGCGCGCGGGAAGCACTTGACCGGACCAGAAAATCGCGACGATTTTCAGCGCACATTTCTGCCGCACCTGGATGCTGCGTACAACCTGGCGCGATGGGTGCTGAAAAACGAAGCCGACGCTCAGGACGTCGTCCAGGAGGCGTATCTGCGCGCGCTGCGTTTCTGCGGGACGTTTCGCGGCGGCGACCCGCGCGCCTGGCTCCTCACCATCGTGCGAAATACCGCATACACCTGGCTTAGCCGCAACCGGAGCGCCGATCCGCCAATGCCCTTCGACGAAGAACAACATCCGGATGAGGCGGTGCCGGTAGATGTCGAGCTGATTCGCAGGGCGGATTCGCGAGCGCTGCGCACGGCGATGGAAGAGTTGCCCACGGAGTTTCGCGAGATCGTGGTGCTGCGCGATCTGGAAGGGCTCTCCTACAAGGAAATCGCCGAAGTCGCAGACCTTCCCATCGGCACCGTCATGTCCCGGCTGGCGCGCGCGCGCAGTCGCCTCAAACAGGCGCTGCACAAGCTGTCTTACGGCGGAGGGCAGCCATGA
- a CDS encoding IclR family transcriptional regulator, whose translation MVRRDKTNYVIQSVAHALDVLEQFFGDVDELGVTELSKRLKLHKNNVFRLLATLEARSYIEQNKATENYRLGIKCLLLGRRYIHHMGLVRQARPILSGLARKCRESAYVAILRRDGVVPLEAAEPEDRAVRIMPPVGLTLPLHCTAAGKVHLAFDPEEQLRSTLPEHQKRFTDRTIVDRIQLVDQLQAVARDGYAVDTGEFVEEVNSVAVPIRDYTRLVVGSLAIAGPAYRLAPERISTELIPALLEAGGDVSRRLGFNE comes from the coding sequence ATGGTCCGACGCGACAAAACCAACTACGTCATCCAGTCCGTCGCACACGCACTGGACGTGCTGGAACAGTTTTTTGGTGATGTCGACGAACTGGGAGTCACCGAGTTATCCAAGCGTCTCAAGCTGCACAAAAATAACGTCTTTCGCCTCCTGGCGACGCTAGAAGCCCGCAGTTATATCGAACAAAACAAGGCAACCGAAAACTATCGACTCGGAATCAAATGCCTGCTGCTCGGTCGCCGCTACATCCATCATATGGGACTAGTGCGCCAAGCTCGTCCCATCCTCTCAGGTCTCGCACGAAAATGCCGCGAAAGCGCATATGTCGCAATCCTGCGCCGTGACGGGGTGGTTCCGCTCGAAGCGGCCGAACCGGAAGATCGCGCGGTACGAATCATGCCCCCGGTGGGACTGACGCTCCCGCTGCACTGCACGGCGGCTGGCAAAGTCCATCTCGCGTTCGATCCCGAAGAGCAGCTGCGCTCCACGCTGCCCGAACATCAGAAGCGTTTCACCGATCGCACGATCGTCGACCGCATCCAACTGGTTGATCAATTGCAAGCGGTTGCCCGCGACGGCTATGCCGTCGATACCGGAGAATTTGTCGAGGAAGTTAATTCGGTCGCAGTGCCGATTCGTGACTACACGCGCCTGGTAGTTGGATCGCTCGCCATCGCGGGACCGGCCTACCGCCTGGCGCCTGAGCGCATAAGCACCGAACTCATTCCCGCGCTGCTCGAAGCGGGCGGGGACGTCTCACGCCGCCTAGGCTTCAACGAGTAA
- a CDS encoding VOC family protein, producing MRHLALTVSDVERASAFYQQVFGMKIVWQPDPENAYLSSGCDNLALHRGNGGDPSAQRLDHLGFISSTIADLESAWSWAQTEQLDIVHPLKRHRDGSVSFYLRDPDGNVIQVLYEPNISPLRVGS from the coding sequence ATGCGCCATCTGGCGCTGACGGTTAGCGATGTCGAGCGCGCCAGCGCTTTTTACCAGCAGGTGTTCGGCATGAAGATTGTCTGGCAGCCAGATCCCGAGAACGCCTATTTGAGTTCGGGCTGCGATAACTTGGCGCTGCATCGCGGCAATGGTGGCGATCCATCGGCGCAGCGTCTCGATCACCTGGGTTTCATCTCATCGACGATCGCAGATCTCGAATCGGCCTGGTCTTGGGCGCAGACTGAACAGCTGGATATCGTGCATCCGTTGAAACGTCATCGCGACGGGTCGGTTTCGTTCTATCTGCGCGACCCTGATGGCAATGTCATCCAGGTTCTCTACGAACCCAACATCAGTCCACTGCGCGTCGGGTCCTGA
- a CDS encoding methyltransferase domain-containing protein, whose translation MAETFPPEFFRRIDESDDELFYSQPRLVVHIDEGAIKKVGQIFARLLPQGGAILDLMSSWRSHVPEEMRLGRLVGLGMNRPEMEDNSALTEIVIHNLNQNPVLPFAEGEFDGAVVTVSIQYMTRPIEIFRGVAKVLRPGAPFIVSFSNRMFPTKAVAIWHSLGEFDRVRLVSRYFQESGNFENMEVVDMSAPTEPPSDPIWAVVGYRKREGQR comes from the coding sequence ATGGCTGAAACTTTCCCCCCAGAATTTTTTCGTCGCATCGATGAATCCGACGATGAGCTGTTCTATAGCCAGCCGCGGCTGGTCGTACATATCGACGAAGGTGCAATCAAAAAGGTCGGACAGATCTTTGCACGGCTTCTGCCACAGGGCGGCGCTATTCTCGATCTAATGAGCAGCTGGCGCTCCCACGTGCCGGAAGAGATGCGTCTTGGGCGGTTGGTAGGTCTAGGGATGAATCGGCCCGAAATGGAGGACAATTCGGCGCTAACCGAGATTGTCATACACAATCTCAATCAAAATCCGGTACTTCCATTCGCCGAGGGCGAATTTGATGGCGCCGTGGTAACGGTCTCCATTCAGTACATGACGCGCCCTATCGAAATATTCCGTGGCGTGGCGAAGGTACTCAGGCCCGGCGCGCCATTTATCGTTTCGTTTTCCAACCGAATGTTTCCGACCAAGGCGGTCGCGATTTGGCACTCGCTCGGCGAGTTCGATCGCGTGCGGCTGGTGTCGCGCTACTTTCAGGAGTCAGGCAACTTTGAGAATATGGAAGTCGTCGACATGAGTGCGCCAACCGAACCTCCGTCTGATCCGATTTGGGCGGTGGTCGGGTATCGAAAGCGCGAGGGTCAGCGGTGA